The Dromaius novaehollandiae isolate bDroNov1 chromosome 9, bDroNov1.hap1, whole genome shotgun sequence nucleotide sequence GGAGCAGCTGGCCTCTCCTGGCCAGAATGAGACAGTTGAATTTGCAAAGTTTTGGGACAGCATCAACAAGTCAGTGAGGTTACATCAGAGTGCTCTATTTGATAAGAAGTCACTGAAGATACCCAGTCCTGATGTGGAAAAGGCTAAAAGCCAGGCTGATACATCTGTGCCAGACCCCCAAGTGTCACCTGATAAAGATGATGACAATTCCAAAGAAAGCTCCATAGAAACAGGAACACCGAAAAGCGACAACCAGGAATCCACATCCACAAGTGATGAAGGCTACTATGATTCATTCTCTCCTGGACAGGATGACGACATGAAGGAAGCTCAGACCCCTGGCGTCCCCAGTAAATTTCCAAGAGACAGCTACAGTGGGGATGCTCTTTATGAGCTCTTCTATGACCCAAACGAAGTGAAAATAAACCCAGTCCTAGATGATGACTTGTGCACATCTGAAAGTGTTTCAGAACAAGCCATTGAAATCCCTCTGTCCATTTACAGCTTTCATGTTGGAGCTGAGGAAAACATGGCTTCCCAACCAGCTGTAGACATTATCAGCCAGGGTTTTTTCCACAGCACATGGAAAGGCAAAGAATGTTTGCTAAAGCTCTGTGATACTGAACTTTCACTGACTATGGGGATAATAAACTGGCTGCGAAAACACTCAGGGCTTGTTTCCTCCCCAGACTCTCTTCACAGTCCTCAGTCACAGCCAGAAAAGTCTGATGACACAGTAAGCTCTCCCAACCCCAGTTCAGACCAGAAGGCGAACACAGAAGCTCAGCAGGAGGAACAAAACACGAGAGAACCTAAGACATGTAACCTACAGCTGTCTTTGGATGAAAGCAAAGAGGCGACCCAGGTCTCTTCAGTAAATGCTGCTGAAAGAGACTACAGCCTAGACCCTTGCCCTAATACTTCTAATTTGGATATCcaagaaagggaagggaatcaCCACAAGGATTCATCCGCAATGTCTGGGACTGTAGAAGCCACCAGAACATCACCACAATCACAGGCCAACAGAGATAATCTGCAGACATCATCAGCTGAGAATGAGAATATGACAGTTTCAAAAGGATGTGAGACCCCCctagaaaaaaaaacatcaaCAGAAAGTTTGAACAGGGAGACTGACTTCCAGAGCTCTGAAAACTCTTTATTAAATGATAACCATGAAGTAGAATCATGTTACTCCTACAAGACTGCTGCGACCTCACCCCCAGATCCCCTGGACAGGGAGGACAGAAATAAACCGATGTATCATTCTCTGTCTATACCCTGTGACAAGCCATTGCAGCCTCTTACTCTGAAACACTTTCAGAGCTACATCAGCCCCACTCCAAGGGAGGGCAGCACTAACATAGTGCAGCTCTTAGAGCGCTGTGTAACCCAAGTGGCATCCTTAAAAATCAGCTATGAAAACAAGCACTTGGAAGACAAATGCATTGGAAATGAAATGAACAATATCATTTGTAAGATGTCACAGTACCAAAACAAGTTATTGTTGCAAAATGAATGCGACTGCATTGCCCAAAATTCAGACTACTCCAGTCTCCCTTACACAAACCAATATAATTACGAAACAAGTCTCAGAGCCAACAGTATGTATCATTTGAAGCAAAATGGGGAGCAAATTTGCTCTGAAGATCAGAAAAGTAGGGCAAGAATCCTGGATGAGGTCTCTAGAAGCAAGATAAATTTTGAATATGCCCAGCTAAATAATCAAGCCCTCTCCTATCTAAAAGACTTCACACTTGATCTCAGTCCAAGTGATTCTGCCTCTACTACAGCTCTTAGTAGGCCAGCGTTTTTACCTCTGTTTAATTCTGTCTGTTCAGACATACCAACTAACTTTTCACAAGCTTCATACAGCACCAACATCTCTCTGGCTAAATCACTGCAGTCTAAGGAGGCCAAGCAAGGCAGCCCCGGGGTGTGGAGTTACACAGAGGCCCCCTGCAAAGGACTGGCTGGAGAGAGCGCTCCGTCCCCTCAtccagagccagcagccccagACACAGCAGTGGCAGGGAGGAACCATCAATAACATGCTCGCATTGAGAAGGTGAGTGCGTACGGGAAGTCTGAAAATAAACGTGGAACAAATGAAATGACATCTGCTCCCTTTTAACGGAGTGAGGCCTATGGCAGCATATTCTGCTAAATACTAAGGGCTTCTCAATGTTTTCCAATTTCACTGCTCTTAACATCTGCTTTAAAGTGGCAGGAAAGAGTGATTAGAATTTAAGTTACACAGTTCCCCAAAGCAAGGGCCAAATATTTCAGGTGTCGTATTCCCTGAGTCCTATGAGTCTCACGCAAAGGTTGAAGCCCGATCTTCCGCCCAGATGCAGACATCTTCACACCAGTTGAAGCAGGGAATCTCTTCCATACTCCCACTGCTGGATCTGCATTGTTTCAGGCAACACAGCAGATAAGGCTGCTTGGCCACAGACTGCAGAAATCACTCCGCCTCAGACTCCTCACAAGCAAGTTATGAAATGCACTTGCTACATAATGACAACTTTAAAAATTAGGCCTAGCTTCCCCTCAGTAGTGATAACGGGACATTAGGCAGAGCTCGGTCCCGAGTCCTGATGTGTGGGCTGCTATGTGTGGGATCACATGAGAACACCAGGCATCACAGCACTAAGTCATAACACAGCCAGCCGTGCCCTGTCTTGCAGGCGTGTGCATACGGTGGGCCCACAAGCACAAGGGAAAGCCCACAACActaagctgctgctgcctgctaaGTGTACCGAAAGTGTACCAGAGCAGACACTATCTATACATGTCCTAAAAGGATAAAAGTCATATAAATTCTCTGTTATATGCCCTGGCTAATTGGAGAGATTAGCCGGACTCTGCCCCGGCACTCTGAGAAGGCGCCTTTGGAGGCTGTGGAAGATGGAGGGGAAGGCTGCAGCAAGGGCCAGCAGAGAGAGCGAAGGAACAGCTCATTACTGAACAGAGGAGCCAGGGAACACCGCACTCCTCTAGCTCTTGCTGCTCACACCAGTGCGACTGCTTTCTGGTCATCTCCAGAGGCTTCTCAAGTAGCACAAACTAAGGAGGACAGTGTTTCTTTCTATATGAGCCCCAAACATCCTTATATTCTCAAGTCTTGGCAGATTCAACCTTGCTATTTACCTCTTTGTTGTTTTACCTCTACTTTATTATTTACCtctgaatgaaaatgcttttcccCACTAAAAAGTCTCCCAGTGAATGGGTAGGATATTTCTGAGAGATCTCTGAGAAGTTAAGGACCAGAGACAGTCAGTTTTTGATACCCTTTACTAATACATTATCTGTATAATACATAACCTGTTCAACAGTGAACTAGATCTTCCTCTAgtaaaagaagtgttttcttcagtatggtttttttttttcacttgagttTTGTTGCAAACAGTGGTGCCTGCCACGCTGGCTAGCAAGCCACTTTCTTATGTCACATTCAGACTTAAACGACTGGTGCTAAGGAGAGTATCTCTCTTTTGGTGCATTCTGAATGCAACCCCCAGAGAGACACAACTACCATCACCttaataatgtttaaaaaaagaatttttatatCTTCTGACTTATTTTTTTATATCTTCTGACTTATTTTAGCAACTGCAAGactctctctgctgctggtacTGCCTGGCTCCCCATCCCAGCAGAGCTACCATCATTTTTGGTCAGAGCCTGCCTTTTAAGCACACCACAGCCTTTAGAACTACTAGCCTCTATGAGattatttctgaaattaaaaattcagaatagGCAAGGAAAGATTTACAGTCACAGCTAGTATATGTAAGAAATCAGAGCCAGGCACAGCTTTTGGGGTTAGAACAGCAGTTCAGTTTGTGCATTGGCCTGATATTTCTAGCTTGTTGTGAATATTAATCCACTGGGTACTGCTCAAAATGTCCTTGCCTTCACAGGCTAGGAATGCACAAAGAGATGCTAGTTTTGACAGAGGAGTTACTGACTTTCTGCTGTGATTGTCAGATGTGGTAACAGACTGTATCTTTACCCTGTACAAGACATGCTGCAAGTAGACACTACTGGACTCGGGGCATTTTCCAGTGCCTTGTGTCAAATGGCAGCTGCTATACGGCACCACTTGTCAACACCGATACCTGCAGTGTCGGGAGCGTGACACAGCTCATATGCTGCCACCTGAGTCCCAAAGAGAAGCTAATTTAAGTTCCTTCCAAAAGGGATCTGCTGATCTGTGATAGGTGTGTCTGTAACATGGTAAATGAATggtatatttaaatatagatgGAATTTGCGTATTTGTAAGGTCACAGAGCTCTTACAGAAAATGAATTTACACAATAATTAAAATGCCATTTAACAtggattttaaaaattgctgtggTGACAGATACAAACACTGCCATATGGCCAAGTTTTCCTACCAGTATCTTCTTGCCTGCCCACATTAACAGATGGCTTACAGGTTTGctggaaattttaatttttttgcaaagTGACTCAGGATCTTTCCTCAGTCACGGGGGTGGTGGTGAAAGAGAGGCAACATACAAACATGGCAGCACCCCTGAACACCATAGAGACAGACATCATCGAGAAACACTCCTACATTGGACATGATTGTGCAAACCCCAAGAGCTTACCATGAAGAATGGTCTAAGGATCACTGGTTTTAAAGGTCATACtcaggagctgggagagaagtgACAGTGCAAGAGACCAGCTCCCTGCTTTGCTCCACGGAACAAATGCTGCATAAGCAGCTCCAGTGCAGCCCCTGCTCCTCCCATGGACGCCCAGGCCTGACCTGGACGGGGCTGGGAAAGGGAAGGTGAACTTTCTTGCCATTTATCACGATGGCAGAGAAAAAGCTGATGGCAAAAGCCATTAAAATTTCCAGGAACTGTCACTCCATTTTCACATGTCCCAGTACCACAGGAACAAATAAGCCCATCCCCGCTGCTCCTACTGGTGTACAGGGTCCCCCCGAGCCATCATGCCTGTTCTCCTTGACTTCCCCACCCTGCTGAACTCAGATTCCTAATTTTGATGCTGCAAGAAATGCCAGTCCCAGCTCatcctccccttctcccttcctttgcattTTAGAGGgaaatctgaaaatgtttcatatttgaGCTCACCAGGAATTTGAACTATGAGGGTAAATGGCCGCTATGGTAAACAGCATCCTTACATAGGGATATTGAAGGGTTATGTGGTCCATGGAAATTACCAGTAGGAAGTGATCGAAAGACATAGTTTTCATTCTTCAGTATAAAAAGGCCAGGAGTTAGGAAATGAATGTGGTCCTTCCCCTGAATATGGTGAGGACTCCTAGATTTGTATATTCATGGACCACAGGAAGCAAGTTCCAGAAGTCTGCGCTTTTCCCCTGGAGGTTTTCCAGCAGGAAAAGCTTCAGCCTGACCAAGGCAACATCGTCCAGCTGCAGTGTTTGGGGGTGTCTCTTCCTGACTAATAAATCACTGGAACTGACAGAACAGGTAGACAACAACACATTTCATCACAACGGGACACAGGTAGATCAAAGCACTGCCTGCAAACAACACTTTCAGACCACTGAGACATTTCTGCCACTTCATGTGGTTTGAACTGCACCTCCCAGTAAACTGGTAGACATAGGGTAGAGATAGGGTAACAAAAACCAGATGTGTTCTCCCAAGAACTCATTTCATTCAAACGGTAAGCAGCCACATTATGTACCAGTTGAAGCTTTTGGATGTGTTTCAGCGATAGCACTAAAAACAGCACATTGCAATAAGCTTGCCCTCAGGTCAGAAAAGAATAGATAACTGTCTATCAAAGAGGGATTGCCATAATATGTAGGGCAGCTGTAGATGGAAAAAAGTATGGCACACGTCATTGCTGTTATAAAGGAACCCAGAttcaaaagcagataaaatacaGCCCAGACTCTGCAAAATGACATGGGCATGTGTTTCTGAGCCTCGTCAATAGAAGACCTACTTGTAGTCTAGCCAATTTCGGTAATGCTTTTCTATTCCCCCCAGTTCACCTTTATCCCCTCCGGCTTAAATGCGGCTGCATTTCTTCCAAACAGATATTTCTCTATCTGCAAGGCATAGGAAAGGCAGAAACTGCAGTATTTGGACTGAACACAAAGGTATGGTAGAATGGAGCCTCATCTGAATATAAGCAATTGTCTGATAAAGTGTGGTTCTATTTCTCTGAATGGCCACAGAGACATTTGCAATAGgtgaaaaaataaagacagaatccCTCTGAAATGCACTCAACAGGGAAAGAGTATAGTAACATATTCAAATCCCGGAGCAATCAATGCATATATTCCAAGTTCTCTCTGTGGCACAGGAAAGAGGTCCTCTACCAAGTCTTACataatgaaatgtaaaaaacaataaaatgcagtGACAGCCAGCACATGTGCTGCCCTGGAAATGCCTCTAGCTCTGCACCATACATCTTTATAATGTGAGCTGCCCAGATGGTCTTGCACTGAACCAGATTCTGAAATCTCATCTGACAGACCACcacatgcatgcgcacacacatgcacacacatgctccTGTTCAGACAAATGCATCCCAAAGTACAAAGATACTGTTTGTCACAAATGGTATCACATAACCAAAGAGCAGGGAGACAGAGGTGACAAGCCACTGCCTCTGCTAATACATTTGAGTGTTAGTCACTGGGTGCCCAGATACTTGGGCTAAATGCTAAATTAAACAATTTTCTCCTTCATTAAACACTGTTGCTTGTGGACTTGGCTCTGTCTCAACGTACTGTCTTCATGGGACTTTGTCATCAATCCTTACTCTACCCAAAATCAGAATTCTGAtttgaaaggaggaagaaatgttCTTGCCAGCTTATTTGCTGGAGAATGGTTTTTCGACAGTTATCAGCACAGATGATCTCTGAAATGGCAGATGCACTATAATGGTGttaaatgtgtttcattttaaaactgaagagaGAGATTTGCTGCTCTACCCGCTATTGCAGTAGGATGGTTTCCATGGATACAGTCTTATAGGGACTCTATTTTTCCCCTGTTGACAACAGTGCAGAAAGCAAAATTCAGATCTTCACTGCACCAGCATAAATTTTAAGCCAGGGGATTGATTCCCAGATTTAACACAGAGAGCTGAATTCAGCTCCCAGTATCCTTCAGCCTCAAATTTGAGATCCTCATGGGGATGGAAacggaagagaaaaaaaaatagagcaaaacaGTTTCTGTAGGCAGCAGCGTGGGCTAAGGGACAGGACATATGAAACACTGTGCCTCTATGTGAGAAGTGGGAAGAAGCCAAGGCAGAATGCAAACAAATCAGCTGCTTGTTCAGGGGCTTTGTGCCTTGCCTGACATTTAACTGCAAAATTTCAGATCAGGTTTTGGCTATAAAAGGTAATTACCTTGTAACACCTGCATGGGATGGGTCCAAATATTGCCCTATCTGTTCTACTGAAAGGATGAAGCACTCACTACCATTCTGAAGAAAACCTGCTGCCCTTCTG carries:
- the AMER3 gene encoding APC membrane recruitment protein 3: MELKRGKTFIKSSAQHERAPSVHMIPINKDDMGKDKKTAPEGNQSEAEVQQACLATHKNYRFSSRAARNGAGENSLEKSSGSSYKLVRKSKTHDCVTAADKTEQCSSSNRACEESFSGKGRGRLVNSISFSGVSNSSSKKECMVSPSQSACSSQQMIDYRNFVPQMPFVPAVAKTIPRKRISLKRSKKGLRDIFHIKKNKPDSLTFLAEKDKNLPSPGCKSELSGRLAKYLFKTGETFAADCLSQDCSDSELQSDSSYDCCNTLCEDVASLKSFDSLTGCGEIFADESSAHLELENSKEILLRRAKHKESPIMGSFQGGVEQLASPGQNETVEFAKFWDSINKSVRLHQSALFDKKSLKIPSPDVEKAKSQADTSVPDPQVSPDKDDDNSKESSIETGTPKSDNQESTSTSDEGYYDSFSPGQDDDMKEAQTPGVPSKFPRDSYSGDALYELFYDPNEVKINPVLDDDLCTSESVSEQAIEIPLSIYSFHVGAEENMASQPAVDIISQGFFHSTWKGKECLLKLCDTELSLTMGIINWLRKHSGLVSSPDSLHSPQSQPEKSDDTVSSPNPSSDQKANTEAQQEEQNTREPKTCNLQLSLDESKEATQVSSVNAAERDYSLDPCPNTSNLDIQEREGNHHKDSSAMSGTVEATRTSPQSQANRDNLQTSSAENENMTVSKGCETPLEKKTSTESLNRETDFQSSENSLLNDNHEVESCYSYKTAATSPPDPLDREDRNKPMYHSLSIPCDKPLQPLTLKHFQSYISPTPREGSTNIVQLLERCVTQVASLKISYENKHLEDKCIGNEMNNIICKMSQYQNKLLLQNECDCIAQNSDYSSLPYTNQYNYETSLRANSMYHLKQNGEQICSEDQKSRARILDEVSRSKINFEYAQLNNQALSYLKDFTLDLSPSDSASTTALSRPAFLPLFNSVCSDIPTNFSQASYSTNISLAKSLQSKEAKQGSPGVWSYTEAPCKGLAGESAPSPHPEPAAPDTAVAGRNHQ